ccctttttctctctcttctcaccCTCTGGGGACTCCtaatttaaaacatgttatCCTTACATCCTTCTTTCCCACCATCCTAGCTGTGGGGCAGATGtaagtgtttttctttgccCTCTTGGACTTACTATGGACTTATTGCTTGTCTATCTGAACCCAGAATCAGGAACtcactttacattttaaatacttagTGTTTTTGAAGGCCAAAGCTACACAGCTACATTTTATGACAGCAATGATCACTTGAAGCGGCTACCCTACTGAAGTAACATTGTGTCTTGGAATTGAAGTGCATAgggtgtgtacacacacagagaaccagAACAATGTGTACTGCGGActggagtctgtgtgtgtgtgtgtgtgtgtgtgtatgtatgtatgtatgtgtgtatgtactgtgtcCATGAAGGTAGTTTTCATCAAAGATGtgacattgataaaaaaaaaaaaaactacattgtTTTATAGTAGTTTTATAATTTATGCTACTGCAATAGTCTCACAGTGCAAGAGGAAGCAGGGTGGAAGGTGGCATTGAGATTTACAGGGGAGTTCAGTCGAAATGCGCCTTTCCCTCCCGTGATACACTCCAGCCACCATTCAGTCTCTGAGAGTGTATGGAAAACAGGGTAAAGGGAGCAAAAGAGATGCAACTCCTCCTTTTAGATTTTCCCTCCacctttttcttctctcactcagtcatttttattgattgGTTTATGGATGATTGACCTAATTCATAATGTTTTATCTTcacagtgtgctttttttggAGGTGCTGCCCCTGAAGGGCTGAAGCTGGAGGGGATGTCAGTAAGGGGAAAAGAGGATTGGCCCGTGGGAGGTGCGGATGGGCCCAGGAGCAGGTCTCAAGAGGGCATGGCTGAGGGGTGGGCCTTGCAATagatgtgggtgtgggtgtggtgccGGGCCTGCTGCACGGAGAGCCAATGGGTTTGAGGAGGCAGCGGCTGCCATCGCCGCGGCAACTGCCAAGGGACTGGGCAAGAGACCAGCACCCAAGGCCTTGGAGAGGTCCTTTGAGAAGGGCAGAGTAGCCTGAGGGGACAGTTGGAAGGGAAGGGATCAGAGTGGAAGAGAAAAAGGTACAGACAAGGAGAAacaaaagatggagagaaagagacatgggagggaaagaaaattattattattactttaaacaaatataactactactcatatttattttatctcacCTAGTATGAATTGGACTATCCCACGAATTCTCATACTTAATCACTAAGAAATTTAAATACAAGGTGATTTAGATCCAGATTAATACTGGAAAAAAGGCTCAGTTCTTGGAGGGTGACAGAGGAGTGTGATAGTACCGTCAGATCCGTGGTCCTGTGCTTCTTGTGCCGACTGAGCAGGGGGTTTGGCTTCCCAGCCACTCCGTCCCGATGCCTCCGACTCGATATGTGCTGTggacagagaacagacagacagacagaaagaaaaacagacagatagacagagagcAGTGTTACAGATCACATTCACAAACAGCAGGTCATATCCATATAGGGAAACGGAAGACAGCTAAGACCTGAACATCTTGTGTTCTTATTGGCTGTTACTTCTCTGTTATTTTTGCTCTTCAGTGCCTCTTGTGCCAAAGGGTTGCTTCTGAGGAGCTGTACAATTGTTTAATCCGTCGGTCAAAGTGGGGAACACCACTGTTTCTAAGGTTATTGATTCCAGTGGCAGTATAGTACACTATAGCTGCAGCATACTATGGTACTTAGATTCATttaatgtatacagtatacattcaATATTTCAAGCCCCAATAATGCCATCTAGTAATGAACCACCTAGAGCTATACAAGATGCATACGTTttacttttcctgttttcttgaTAGAAAATAGTCTTTTTCTTAGCATTTAAGATAAACATCTACTTAGGAAAATAATCTGATCAGGAAGAAATGGAAGTCACTTAGGAAAATGCTGTCATTAGGAGACACTTTATGAAACCAATCCTCTCTACATTcttatatttagtttttttattgtaaaaaaaaaaaacacttttctgaCCATGTAGGAACCCTTTCTGAAATTGCaaattttgcactgaaaaatatttacatgacaGTATTTTCTAAAGATTTATAAAAGACGTGAAATGCTTCAACCATCGCACTTGCTTTACAGTTGAAACAATGCCATTACACACATAAgtaaaaaagagagacacacgtacatacataaATTGCATTAATGTTGCAGTGTTAGTACAAAAcaatacagagaaaaaatagtatataaaagaaaaatattctgaTTTCTGAGGAGCTTCATTTCACATACAAATAACACCCCCAGTCAATTGCAAAAGTGAATGTAAAACTGTTGGTTGAGGGGAGGTTTACAGCCCTAAGGAGCAGTGATTGCTGGGCAGTGGTGTACAAGGAACCTGCAGTTAATCTAATCTGCATCAAGGGGGCACTGCTCACCTGTTTTAGTTGCAGCTCAGAGTTCACCCTAACATTGCAGATCTCACAGTGGAAGGTGCGTTCCTGAGTGTTGGGGTCGGCTGCCCCTCCTGCTTGCTCCCCGCCAAACTTGGGGCCCAGGCGGGGGTATGCCTTGATGGGGCCAAGACCGCTCCGGGCCTCTAGGATGGTCTTGTGTTTGGTACCTGAGGCCACAcaaacgcagagagagagagagggagtgagacagaagGACAGGGGTCACAGCAACTTCAACATGAAGGATGGACAAACTAGCAGCCCAAGGCATTTTTGAGTGGGAGAAGCTTTAGATATGGTGCCATCCctctgaatgactgaatgagtGGCTCCCTTACTTATATGActccttcactcactcactcattctctcacaTACTTACTCACTAATTGTCCAAGTGACTGACTGATTAACTGACTGGCTCCGCTAGAGTAACGAGAGTATCGTTACTTTACTACTAGTTGGTAAACAGGTCAGCAAAGTATCTGTAGCCCATTTTCCAAATCAGATTTTAATTACAGATTTTAGTTGCTGGTAAGCATAAATCATAATCATATCAATAATACCCCTGTAAAACAATCATTCATCTGAACACACCTCTACCTGCATAAACACATGAGCTTGCAGACTTTAGCTTTTACACTACTATGGACTTTTTAGAGTATGATCAGAGTACTGTCATTGACACAATATTTCAGTGGAGCAACTTCTCCAACATTGCACCAACAGTGCACGTTTCAACTTCAGAATAAGGCTAATGGAAAACCAAATGTATTTTGATAATGATTATGTCGGTGATTATTAAATTAGTGCAGTATTAATTGTTTACCACTAGAGGGACTCGGTGACATTCTTAACTCTCAGCTTGTCTGTGCTGCATAATGTCAATTACACGGTATTggttacattaaaaaaagacaaaaccctctctcttctcttcctctttttcaggGGTAAATAACATTAGCATTTTGCAGAGCATTATTGCATCATTTAATGTCAACATTTGGAATGTTCACCTAATGAGAGTATGCAGATTGAACGGAAAATGAACGTGCATGGTGAATTTAAATGTTCAATAATCAACAGCAGTTTACTCACACCTGCTCCTGTGTCTATAAATACCATGCTCATCATACCTAGTTTAGAGTTCATTtatgaatgtcattttcaatatctAATTTACAGCTGCGCTCTGTGTTAAAAGGTGGGCTGAATTCTACACTGATAAATAGAAACAGACCTGGTAATAGGCCAAACACAATGGCTAGAAGGAGTGATTAAGTGACATCTGAGACACATTAATTGCTCTGTGCACCAAATGAATCGTTGTAGGTATCCTGGCATATTGATTTTCGCATTTCCAAAAGTATAAAACAAGGGCAATGTTTGGACTGTGCAGTGAATACCTCCCCAGTGACATTCCCTCActcaaatgaaaaagtgaaggTTTATGTAGCAGTCATAAAACACAGAGGCCCCACCAAATGCTTCCTTTGCGAGTAATTACATGTTTTGTACTTGGCTGAAAAATTCCTGTAATTTCTCtggaaaaaccaaaaacaggcGTCTTGCACTCCCGCTGCCAACTGCCTCACTGTTTGTTTGGTTCTATTGGATCCCGCAGCAATGGACCAAGTCCGGAACAGGGGGGCTGAGCATGGCACTAGAAGGAGTGATTTCAGTTGTGGTTGTAAAAAATGCACTTGcggttttcattttgttgttgtttttgttctattttGGAAGAACAAAGTATGACCTTGTGCTCTCCATCTGGATTTGGACTTTATCTGTCAAGTCCTCATGTTACAAGCTCAAACAAAAGACATGAGCTTAAGCATGAGTCTAGATGACAACCATGAGAGACCTCCGAGGGTACAGCTgactcccctccctctctgtttttgttttgttctctctgtctctctttctgcacCCCTACCCAGTCTTTCAGTTCAATATAGCTCAATTCAAACTGCCAAATTCGCATGACCTACAACTAGCACATATTGCCAAAGCTCAAACAGCACTCACTCAATAGACATAGTTTCTCTGCCATTCCCAGACTAGCTTGATTGTATGTAGCACACATGCTTTTGATTTTTGGATCCTGATTTAATCATATTCCAAATATGAGGAATGGGGCATGTGTGGGTGCGGACTGGGGTCAAGGAATTGCTTCCAGACTGTGTGTTCTCTGGTTCCTTATGCAGTCATCTCTGTTCACTGTGATGGCTTCAATATTGACGGATTAATCAACCACATGAAAGAACGCAGAGTGCCTATCAGTCATTGTGCATGTTTATGCACAGGacagaatgagtgtgtgagtgtatgcatggTTTGTGCCAATATGAGCCGTTTTCGCACATGAACTCTGGACAAATGTCTGGAGAATTGGGTCCGgaaattggccggaattgctctttcacacatgtagcacacaacaggagattgtccgtgacagacgcgttctcactAGTGATGTGTCGGTCGCGAACGAGTCGGCTCTATGAGCCGGCTCCTTTACGTGAACGATGGGAGCCGGCTCCCGTCTGAGAGccgatttctttcttttctttctttttttttgttaattaatacaagacagaataataggatgatcTTTTCGTCACACTGCTCGGCCACAGGTACTCCACCTACTGACTGAATGCTAGAATTGTAACATTTATGCACGaggaccagatgcactgtgtttagtgttcATAGCGAAACGCTAATTTACAACGTTCAATATAAATGAAACGTTCGATACACATGTGTAAtagtgtttcatgtttttacattaatgttttcataccaaaattaatgtaaaataatgatattcTGGAAATTATAAGGTTTAGTATGATTAcactgaataatttaagtgatatacgtTCACACACCAATCATAggtcaaaacattgctaaatttggctTTATAAAAGGCAGATGTGGTACTAAATGAAGAGCCCTTTGGGAGCCGAAAGAGCCGGCTCTTATTGCTGAGCTAAACCAAATGATTCGGCTCATTAAAAAGAGccggaattcccatcactagtTCTCACATAATAGAAATATTCCGGTTGGTTTAGGCGcggggcggcgcctgggtagaacgtgcaggagacaggacatgacgcaaaaagtacgctgcagaaatcgcagtggctgtgttcgaaaccgcctactgcatactgtgtactgcgtactacacaagtatatactgcatgctatttttcagtgtagtacccagtatgcgaccattaatgattacattcgtagtatgttacattgtcgcgtgaaatcattgcttGCAttgagtttagaaacgtccagatttagatttcctcgtggtattttccagttagacgcgACTTGCATTCTCACGATTGGAAAGTATTtacgagttcacgaaaagtattctagagttgaagtattttcaggttttttcttttcaatgtcttacctttcggtggtacgaGCACGTAATGTGGCACACAagaggagaaggcgaacatagctattgtacttttgggtagctgtctaacgttagtttcaactaatttcaACAGATGAAGCTAGGTGCTAGTTCTTTATGTTAGCTACTGATAGCTAGATACGTagcggtattatctagctagcaggttaaggtaagttgcaactagctagtcacttagctagctagctggcagttagacacaaagatgttcacaCAAAGGTCCAaaaaacttgcaaacataaaactacattcagaaaattattaatttattctaagactgtgagtgagtgaacaagtGAGCGATTTCGGAAGCAGCCTTTATCTTCGCAATGTTTCTGttaagtaaggttgctggttttcaAAATGGCGCTTGTACCTTTTCACTGTAACTCTGCATCGATATTTAGGgaaatattactttaaaaagtaacagcggcagtaaaactgtatttcatactattatggttaaactttgcaattaatccgcTGTTCACATGCGTGCCGAACCGTAGTGGGGAGGTTCCGAACGGATCACGGATCAACTACGGTCCGTTACACCACtattaattatacatgtattataacgggaaggtaagtttttgttgttcgctatgtaatgttaggtcaccagttcacctatctcactatacctatcactattagctacagcttagctcGCTACTAACCAGgtaataaactactaaccaacgttattaatcatcgtaagagacaagttttggcagtatagctatagctaactatctctttaacgatagttggactcaaaataacatgtatttgtacgtatccgcaatatcaacgaaagagtggaaagaaatatacaggcaagcagaaatgagtacgaagcagatgtttgtattcttccagtttcgcgccagtcgcatgatagaaacgtcatcaacacacccactcgatcgctgtgaattctccggcaaattacctgctctattcacacatgggctcactccgacatgagacggactttgtacaacggagctggcagaacgaagtccatctcatgtccagtccgactgatttggatatttgcgttctcacatacagctcctccagctaatggctagataagttccagtgcatgtctgaaaggggctatGGTTTGTGCTACCATTCAGAAATGTGACCTGGATATGCAAACACTGTGGACCCAAAATGCCTCTCTGCTTTCAATAGTATGTGGTGGTCATTGGCACACAATATGTAAAACACAGTTAGCCAACTAGatttaaagttattttattcattcatatattgTGCACATATAAATAATTGATGAAATAATTTGCttgccatttctctctcagttcCCTAGTTTAGCCAGCAACCTATAAGAGAGCAGTGCATGAAAAATTCCCAGCATTCTAGCAGAATGTGCTGTACCAACTAATATTAACATTAGCTTGATGCTCACAGTGGGCCAATATATTGATGTCCCTCAGCCTGGCGCTCACCCTGATGCAGTAGTCCCTCAACTGCAGGCTCTCAGCAGGACATGTCTGATATCTACTATGGACTTTTGGCCTCAGTGAAGCCCCATGtcctttgtgcttgtgtgtgtgtgtttgtgtgtcatggTTCCTGCTGATGTtgagcagtacagtacagatatGTACATTGTTGATTTTGAGTAGTGGAATGCACTTGTGTTTACAGTATGCGCTCACATGGTTATGTGTGGGAGATTACCTTTGTTGTGGGCCTCCAGCTGTGAGAGTGAGTTGACGGCCACTTTGCACAGTGAACAGTACAGCAGCTTCTTGGCTTTGTCCTCTTCAGACTCCGGAAGGGCAGAGGCTGGGGCAGGTCCCCCAACGGATCCTAGAGCAGGGCCTCCAGGGACCCCTGGGGAGGGGCTTCCCTGATCAGGATGAGGGGTGCCACAGCCTggagcggaggaggaggagggcaacACAGGGACAGTGGGAGGTGCCAGGGGAGGGCAAACAGGGAGGAGGGTGGAGTCTGGGGTGGGATGGGCAGAGTGGAGGAGGGAGCCAGTGGCCAGTTGGGGCCCATTTAGCTGTGGGAGTAGCTGGGGCATTTCATctgtaagacaaaaaaaaagtgttaaaaatagGAGAGTATTGTCATTTCTGCTTGTTACATATCTGACAAAGTTCTCTTCTGAAACccatttttacactttacagTTGCAGTCTGTGAttgaaaacagaggaaggagTCTCTGTTTGAAGTGCCTCAGCCTGTAAAGCAGCCATGGCTCCACCTGCTTTTTTCACCACAATCTAACCATCAGAGGCCCAAAACAGTCTCCCCATCACTGAGTTTATGGCTTTCACAAAAGCAATTCAGCTCTCAGAAATAAAGATTTCAGTTGAGTTTTATTAGTTGTGGTATTTCGTACAGCATAACCTCAAATTGTAACATGCATCTTTTTAATGTCAGCAGAAAAACGTATAAAAATGAGGGCGACTTCCCACTGAGCCAGGACTGAAGTTGTCAGGGGACATGCTTGTCTTAGCCAAAGGCAGGCTGTAACTGAGTGATGTGGTTTGAGCTTGCTAGGACGTTTTTGAGGCTAGACATGGACAATACGTCACGTCTCCCACATCTCATATC
This portion of the Megalops cyprinoides isolate fMegCyp1 chromosome 7, fMegCyp1.pri, whole genome shotgun sequence genome encodes:
- the LOC118780991 gene encoding zinc finger protein 385A-like isoform X1, whose amino-acid sequence is MILGSINRTGAIPAFLRTPTVIQPHLDMKPFLQFPMDTPPPPSISLFHNFSTMDPVQKAVINHTFGVPLVKTKRPIISCNVCQIRFNSESQAEAHYKGNRHARRVKGIETSKSRPQEIDKAPPAPTASPSPMGATPSGSEADPSKSDEMPQLLPQLNGPQLATGSLLHSAHPTPDSTLLPVCPPLAPPTVPVLPSSSSAPGCGTPHPDQGSPSPGVPGGPALGSVGGPAPASALPESEEDKAKKLLYCSLCKVAVNSLSQLEAHNKGTKHKTILEARSGLGPIKAYPRLGPKFGGEQAGGAADPNTQERTFHCEICNVRVNSELQLKQHISSRRHRDGVAGKPNPLLSRHKKHRTTDLTATLPFSKDLSKALGAGLLPSPLAVAAAMAAAASSNPLALRAAGPAPHPHPHLLQGPPLSHALLRPAPGPIRTSHGPILFSPY
- the LOC118780991 gene encoding zinc finger protein 385A-like isoform X2 translates to MQLKAPSEADEKAMDPVQKAVINHTFGVPLVKTKRPIISCNVCQIRFNSESQAEAHYKGNRHARRVKGIETSKSRPQEIDKAPPAPTASPSPMGATPSGSEADPSKSDEMPQLLPQLNGPQLATGSLLHSAHPTPDSTLLPVCPPLAPPTVPVLPSSSSAPGCGTPHPDQGSPSPGVPGGPALGSVGGPAPASALPESEEDKAKKLLYCSLCKVAVNSLSQLEAHNKGTKHKTILEARSGLGPIKAYPRLGPKFGGEQAGGAADPNTQERTFHCEICNVRVNSELQLKQHISSRRHRDGVAGKPNPLLSRHKKHRTTDLTATLPFSKDLSKALGAGLLPSPLAVAAAMAAAASSNPLALRAAGPAPHPHPHLLQGPPLSHALLRPAPGPIRTSHGPILFSPY